DNA sequence from the Cohnella herbarum genome:
GCCGTAGACATTCGGGGGAAAATAAGCACATCGAAAAAACCGGGTCCTAGTTTAGCGGTCGTATCCGCAGTCATGATGGAAGCCGACACCGGCAAATGGTTATATACGAGCAACGGCAAGGAAGCCCTTCCGCCGGCAAGCATGTCCAAGATGATGACGGAAACGCTTATATTGGATAGCATTCAATCCGGCGAGCTTGCATGGGACGATACGATCGCTGCGAGCGCATATGCAGCTCAAGTAGGCGGAGCCGGAATGGAGTTAACCGAAGGGCAAAGAGTATCGGTCAAGGAGCTGTTCGATGCGATGGCCATTCATTCCGCCAATGACGCAGCCGTAGCTTTAGCCGAAAATATTGCCGGATCGGAAACCGAATTCGTGAAACGGATGAATCAGAAGGCGCAAGAGATCGGTTTATCGGACGATACTTATTTCGCTAACGCGACGGGGTTGTCGAGTACAGACATCGAGAGTTATGCTACGGCGGCAGCTGACGGCGATACGGTAATGACGGCCGAGGACGTGGCGTTGCTGGCCAGATATTTAATCGAAACTCATCCGGAAATATTGAAGATCACCAAGAAAGCGACTGCGTCTGCGGAAAGTGAACCGGATCTGCTGAAGACGACGAACGAAATGCTTCCGGGGCAGAGGTTCGGGACGAAGGGCAACGACGGCTTGAAGACAGGTTATACGAAACAGGCCGGTTATTGTTTTACGGGAACGACGATCATCGATGGGCGGCGATACATTACGGTGGTCATGGGCGCAAGCACTCCCGAAGCACGCTTCGAGGAAACGAAGAAGTTGCTTGATTATGCGAAAGAGAGCTTATGATGAGAGAGTATCGGAACCGCGTAGAGAGCTTGAAAGCCGTAGAAGTTTTTTGCTATTCGCTGTGCGTGCATTTGTTAACCGAAGAAATACTGGCTATTAAAGCTGCGAAAACCGTTTTGCTCGATTTGTTCGCCGATGAACGGTTTTGGGAGCTAGAAGGCGAGGAGAGGGACAGAAGAGTACGTAAACAGGCGATCGCGAGGTCTATGGAAATACTTACAGGGACGTCTAAGCAACTTTTATAACAGTAGGTTCGTTAGTTATACCGAAGAACATAAAGCGCAAAGGCTCTATTCCCGCTAAGGAGATAGAGCCTTATACGCGGACTTACTCCTACGTCCGATCAGGATTGTCCGAGCTGGACGGTCTCGAAGGGCGGGGAGTTTTCGGCCGGAATCGCGAAGACAAATAATTGTGCTTACGATCTCGGAAGAATATCCAGCCGCCTATAAAGCCGATGCCGATTAGAAAAAGAACCGCGCCGGCTATGAACATTCCCCATGAAAAATCGGGAGTAATCGTATCGACGTCGCCCATTTTTGCGAAATAATCGAATAACGCGTCTTTCATTAACAAGAAGCCATATGCGGCCGAGAGGCCGGGAATAACGAGTAATAATATGGCGATTAGGCGTTGGATAACCAATTTCATAGGATGGTAATGCCCTCCTTCCAATCTCTTTATCATAACGATTTCATGGAGCAATGTCCATGAATGCCATCAATCACCTATCAAATCCCCTATGATCAGACAAAAACCTATGGTATTATGACACAAGAAATAGAGAGAGAGAGGAGAATCGGGAGTGGTATTTTCCAGTTTATTCTTTTTGTACTTGTTTTTGCCGATTTTACTCATTGCGTACTTCGTTTTCAAGAATACGACTTATCGCAACTGGATTCTGATCTTCTTTTCCTTTGCCTTCTATGCTTGGGGAGAGCCGGTTTGGATCGTATTACTATTAATAGCATCGATGATAGGTTACTTATTTGCCCTCGGTATAGAAAAATATAGGGGGACCTGGATCGCGAAGGCGCAGTATATCGTCGCGATTGCCGTTAACATCGGAATATTAGGATTTTTCAAATATGCGGGGTTTTTGGTCGATAACGTTAACGCGATATTACCGTTCGATATCCCACATCCAGAGGTAACGCTACCTATCGGGATATCCTTTTTTACTTTTGAAATCATTTGTTATTTAACGGACGTCTATAAAGGAACGATCAAAGCTCCAAGATCGCCTAAGAAGCTATTGCTCTACGTTTCCTTCTTCCCGCATCTCGTTGCGGGTCCGATCATTCGTTACTCGGATATCGAGCAGCAGATCGACAATCCGAGAGTGACGATGGCTGGATTTAGCGAAGGAATAACTCGCTTTATGATCGGTCTCGGGAAAAAAGTAATCATCGCCAACTTACTCGGGGAGAGCGTGGAACAGATCCTCAACCCAAGCTCCGGGTCGGCATCCGTACTGGGGATTTGGTTCGGCGTATGTTTGTTTGCCCTGCAAATCTATTTTGATTTCTCGGGTTATTCGGATATGGCGATCGGTTTGGGTAAAATGTTCGGGTTTAATTTGCGCGAGAACTTCAACTATCCGTATGTGTCGAAGTCGGCCGGCGAATTCTGGCGGCGCTGGAATATGTCGCTCGGAGGGTTTTTCCGGGATTACGTATATATTCCGCTCGGAGGAAACCGAAGGTTTTATTTGCGTAACTTGTTTGTCGTCTGGTTCCTTACGGGATTCTGGCACGGCGCGAGCTGGAACTTCATCATTTGGGGGCTATATTTCGGCTTGCTGATTTATTTGGAAAGAGTGTTTCTCGGAAAATTGTTGGAGAAGGCGGGAGCCTTCGTTTCCCATGTGTACGGAGTACTGATGATGCTCATCGGTTGGGTATGGTTTTACTTTACCGATCTTAACGAAGCGGTCAAGGCATTGCTTATCATGTTCGGTCTCGATAATAAGGCTTTGTACACGCTTGAGCTGCAGATCTATTTCAAAGACAATATGTTGTTATTTTTTGTAGCGATCATCGCGTCTACGCCGCTTATGAAATGGACGTTTACGCGATTGGCGGAATCCAATCCGAAGCTTGGCGCCGGACTACATGGCGTTGGCGTACCGGTGCTGAATATCGCGATTCTTATCGTTGCAACGATACTGCTTATCGGCAGTACGTATAATCCGTTTCTTTACTATCGGTTCTAACGAGGAGGGTGAAGATGAAATTACAGGTCAAGCTCAATCTCATATTTTTCTTGGTGTTCATATTCGGAGTAGCCGCCGTCAATCTGTTGCGTCCCCATTCTCAATCCGAAGAAGCTTCCAAACTTGAGCAACGCGAACTTGCCAAGCAACCGGAATTCACGGTCGATCGCTTTTTCGAAGGTCAGTACACGCGGGATTTCGATAATTATTTTTCCGATAACTTTGCTTATCGAACCGCGTTGGTTGAAGTCGGAACGAGTTTGAAAGAGCTCAGAGGGTTTCCTGAAGAAGAAGGGGTAACGATCGTTTCTCAGGGCGGAGATAACATGAACGGCGATAGCACGGGCAGCTCCGTATCCGAAGTAAACAGCAGCAATTATTTATTGTTGAAGGATCGGGCCTATATCGCCTTCAAATTCTCGGCACCCGCTGCCGAGATGTACGCCGATGCTCTGAATCGATTTAGTAGTTTGGTCGATCCCAAGGTTCGAGTATACTCGCTGCTTGCTCCTTCATCCGTCGAGTTTCCGATAAACGAAGATTTTAAGAAATTATCGGATTCGCAGAAAGACGCTTTTGCGCACATAAACTCTCGCTTAGATGCCAAGATCGGCCAAGTTGACGCTTATGGTGGGCTGGCTGAACACAAGGACGAATATATCTATTTCCGCACGGATCACCACTGGACGGCTCTTGGCGCTTATTATGCTTACGCGAAGTTCATGGACTCGATCGGCGAAACGGCGGTTCCGTTAGACAAATACAAAAAAGGCGAAATTGAAGGCTTCCTAGGTACGGCGTACAAGCAGACTTTAAGCAAGAGTAACAAATTGAAGTCTCACCCGGATACGCTGACCTATTACACGCCGTTCGTCAAAAACACCTACACGATGTATTCGTCTACCGGCAAAGCGATCGAACGCAAAGCCGTCGATCCGAACTATGCCAAAAACAGCAGCACCTTCTATGCGACATTCCTCGGCGGAGATTATCCTTGGGGAGAAATCAAGACGGACAACAAAAACGGCAAACGAATCGTCGTCATCAAAGATTCTTACGCTAACGCATTTGTTCCGTTCTTAATCCCGCATTTTGAAAAAGTATATTACTTGGATCCGCGTCATTATAAAGGCAATATCATCGACTTTATGACCGAACAAAAAATCACCGACGTCCTTTTCCTTAACAACTCAACCGTTGCTAGAAACACAGGAATCTCCAAAATCCTCAACGAAAAAATGGATATCGGTAAATAAACCATATGCTACACCTCGAAGCAGCGACCTTCTGATGGTCGCTGCTTTTTTTCATTTCAATTTATTTTAAATCTCAACCCTTAAATCTCATCTCATCATCCTGCTTAATCTCTTTCTCCGTATCCCTTCCGCTCAGGAACTCACAGCTCGACTTCTCCATATCCCTTCCGCTCAGGAGCTCACAGCTCACCTTCTCCATATTCCCACTACTAAAAGCTCACTTTCTCCGTATCCCTTCTACTCAGGAACTCATAAAATTGACCACCCTACATTTTGCCCTCTTTGATAGTATCCCCTTCGCTCAGGAGTGACCAAACCAAAAGTGGAGAAAAGTTGAGATTTAAGGCGTAGAAGCGTCAAAGTTAAGTATAAAGCACTATTATTGGCAATCTGTCGAGAGTGATCTTCACCTATTTTTTCTATTCGCCTAATGATTTTCAGCTCCCAGCCGCCTTAATTTTCGGCCACTTTTGACGCTATCCCCTTTCTTCAGAATAAATACCAAACCAAACACAGTGTAAAACAATTAATGCTAAAGATCTTTTTGTCCGAAAAACGATATTTAAATTAATAATCGTATATGGAGATTCAAACGCTCTAAAATGAGAATCAACTTCTCGAATCCAAACCCACGAATGAGAATCGAATTCGAAATTCCTCCAGTAAAGATAGGACTCATTAGAAGGGGGAACTTATCCAGTTTTCGATGAAATTCGCATGTGGTCCCTAGAATGTCTTGAAGAGCGAGTTACAGCCGATGTATGGGTAAGATCCGAATAAGTAATTCGTGAAAAACGCGCACAGTCGGATAGTAGGCTTTTGAATAAACTTCGACCGCTATGATTCCAAGAGTAGCAAAACTGATTGAGGTAAGCTTGTAAATGCTTTGGACCAATTCCGCGAAATATCCTTCCAATCCACCATGTTACGTCATATCCCATCCAAGCCAACGATTTATTCATGTTTCTACCGTAGCGTCTTGTTTTGATTACCTGAGGTGCGGCGAGTGGATCAACAAACTCCTTGATAAATGGAGTCATGTCGGGACAATCATATTTATCTTTTAAAGGAGATTTTGACTGAAGTTTTATTTTTAGCTTGGCGATATTCCTGGCATCATCATCGGAAGTTCCGACTAAAAGGGGTTGTTCTTGTTTATGCCAATCAAAAGAGGCGGATAGTCTTCTGCAATAGACAGAGTCCGAGACGCGAACTATTCCTGAAAGGAATTGTTCAGATTCAGCTTTTCCCATCGCGTGACGAATTTTGTGACAGATTAACCAGGCTGTTTTATAAGTAACTCCAATAGCTTCGGATAGCTGAAGGGCATTAATAGAGTTTGGTTGGGTATGTAGGTATATGGCCCGAAACCATAGATGAATGGGGGTGCGACTGCCTGCCATGATAGTTTCGGATATTAAGGAGGTTTGCGCGCGACAAGAACGGCATTCATATAGAGGCAGCCTGCGCGTAGAAATGAGATAAAACTCAGGGTGTCTGCAACGAGGGCAAACATATCCTGTGGGCCATTTTGAAGAGAACAAGGCTGGTAAGCAATCCTGTTCCGTCTCGAATCGTTTGCAAAATATTGCGAATTTCTCGGCAGCAAGTTTTATGCTCACAATGGCACCTTCCCGAGTTTTGAATGGAAACATTTGTTCTTATTTTAATTATAGCAAACATGCGTTCTTATTTAAAGTGAATTTTAAAAAAATTGTAAAAATTTCAGAGCGTTTTTCGTTCTGAGTTAGGGGGATACCGTCGAAGAAGGTTGAGGAATAAAACTGAGGAATCGGGCTGAAGAAGAAAGCTGGATAGGAAAATTGAGGGAGGAGGCTGAAGAAGTAAGCTGGATAGGAAAATTGAGGTAGCAGGCTGAGGAAGTAAGGCGGTGATAGATGACTAAGCAAGAAAGCGGAGACTGAGAGACAGGGTACAAGTTACTAACTCTCTGAGCGAATGGGATACCGTAGAAAGGAAGTGGAATAGAGGATATAGAAGTCGGTGAACGGGGATTGATGGAATAGAGAGTGTGATCGACTTCTGAGGACGGGGATACCGTCGTATAGATTGTGGGACTGGTGGAGACATGGGATGGATGATTATTTTCTGAGCGAAGGGGATATAGAGAAAGGAGCATGAGCATGAGCATGAGAAGGAGAACGAGCCAAGAGAGTTTCAACTGAGTTTTGTCCCTGGCGCTAAAAAAAGGTACAATAAGAAACGAGAGTTTACATACGGAGGGGAAACTATGCCAATCGAAGTCGATGTCGCCATCGTGGGCGGCGGGCCGGGAGGCTATACGGCAGCGGTCAAAGCGGCGCAAGCCGGCCGAAGCGTTGTTATTATCGAGCGGGACAAGCTAGGCGGTACCTGCTTGCATCGTGGCTGCATACCAAGCAAGTCGTTATTAAGAAGCGCGGAAGTATATTCTACGATCGGAGAAGCAGCATCATACGGCGTTTCTTTGCCGGAAGGTTCGGTATCCGTCGATTGGAAGACGGTAATTCATCGTAAAAACGGCATCGTCGAACAACTTCATAAAGGGCTGCAGTCGTTGATGAAACAGAATCGGATCGAAGTTATCAACGGAAGCGCTCGAGTAATCGGACCGTCTATTTTTTCTCCTAGGAGCGGGGCTATTGCGGTAGAACTCCCTGACGGGCAATCGGAAACCGTTGTCCCGAAAAACGTTATTATAGCAACCGGATCCCGTCCTCGCCGACTAGACGGTCTAGCTTATGACGGAGAGCATATCGCAACAAGCGACGAAGCGTTAGATTGGACGAATAGGCCATCATCTATTCTAATTGTTGGCGGCGGCGTTATCGGCGTGGAATGGGCTTCCATGCTTAGCGATTTCGGAACCGAAGTTACGATCGTCGAGACGGCGGATCGCATTTTGCCGACGGAAGATAAGGACGTTAGCGCGGAAATCGCGAAATCGCTGCAGAAAAGAGGCGTAAAGATCGTTGTTAACGCGACTCTTCAAGCGACTAAGTGCAAGCTTATCGATTCTGCTGTTCACGCTGAAGTGGACGTTAAAGGCGAGATTCAAAAACTAACGGCGGAGAAGATGCTCGTATCCGTCGGACGGCAAGGGAACGTGGAAAACTTAGGACTCGAGAATACGGATATCAAGGCGGAAAAAGGCTTCGTAAAAGTGAATCCGAATACGCTGCAAACGGGAGAGTCCCATATCTATGCTATCGGCGATTGCATCGGAGGCGTACAACTCGCGCATGCGGCCATGCATGAAGCTGCTGTCGCACTGGAACATATGACGGGAAATAAGCCTTCGCGAGCCGCCGATCGGGACATCCCGAGATGTATTTATTCTCGGCCGGAGGCAGCTTCGATCGGATGGACCGAAGCGGATGCAAAAGCCGAGGGATTCGCAGTGAAGTCCGCAAAATTGCCTCTGCGTATTTTCGGCAAAGCATTGGTATACGGAGAAAGCGAGGGCTTCGCGAAGGTCGTCGCGGATTCGGTTACGGGCGATCTGCTCGGCGTTCATCTCGTGGGGGCGCATGCGACCGAGCTTATAGCCGAAGCTTCGTTAGCGAAATTGCTGGATGCCATACCATGGGAAATCGGCCGTACGATTCATCCGCATCCGACTTTGTCCGAAGCGATGCAGGAAGTGATGCAGGCGCTTGACGGCGCGGCAGGACATGGCTAACGACAAAGATAAAGCTTAAACATAAAGATATGCTCGACCGGAGGACACTTGTCTTTAAGTTGACGGATGAAAAACCGATTTAGGCGATTTCATTCGTACGCGCGGGTTGGGCGTTTCTTTTTGCTTTCGGTCGGAGTATAATAGGATTTAAGCTCAAGTATTAAGACCAGGTTATAAAACTAAACCAAAGCAGGAGGACGCGCCTATGAAACAATCCGGTTCCGTCCAGCAAACCCTTCGGCATACCGCGCTCGGCTTGACAGATGAACGCGCTGTCGAGATGTACAAGACGATGATGCTTGCTCGTCGTTTCGATGAGCGGGGTCAATTATTGCAACGCGCAGGCAAGGTTAACTTTCATATTTCGGGAATTACGCAAGAACCGTCGCAAGTAGCGATGGGTTTCGCTATGGATCTCAAGAACGATTGGTTTCTACCTTATTACAGAGATTACGGCTTCGTACTGTCTCTTGGAATGACGGTCAAAGAACTGATGCTATCCGTCTACGCGAAAGGCGAGGATCCCAACAGCGCCGGAAGGCAGATGCCCGGTCACTTCGGCAGCAAAAGGCTTCGTATCGTGACGGGCTCCAGCCCAGTAACGACGCAAGTTCCCCATGCGACGGGTTTCG
Encoded proteins:
- a CDS encoding D-alanyl-D-alanine carboxypeptidase family protein, whose protein sequence is MRWKRLFVIVAVMVLLGWAVDIRGKISTSKKPGPSLAVVSAVMMEADTGKWLYTSNGKEALPPASMSKMMTETLILDSIQSGELAWDDTIAASAYAAQVGGAGMELTEGQRVSVKELFDAMAIHSANDAAVALAENIAGSETEFVKRMNQKAQEIGLSDDTYFANATGLSSTDIESYATAAADGDTVMTAEDVALLARYLIETHPEILKITKKATASAESEPDLLKTTNEMLPGQRFGTKGNDGLKTGYTKQAGYCFTGTTIIDGRRYITVVMGASTPEARFEETKKLLDYAKESL
- a CDS encoding DUF2627 family protein yields the protein MKLVIQRLIAILLLVIPGLSAAYGFLLMKDALFDYFAKMGDVDTITPDFSWGMFIAGAVLFLIGIGFIGGWIFFRDRKHNYLSSRFRPKTPRPSRPSSSDNPDRT
- a CDS encoding MBOAT family O-acyltransferase; amino-acid sequence: MVFSSLFFLYLFLPILLIAYFVFKNTTYRNWILIFFSFAFYAWGEPVWIVLLLIASMIGYLFALGIEKYRGTWIAKAQYIVAIAVNIGILGFFKYAGFLVDNVNAILPFDIPHPEVTLPIGISFFTFEIICYLTDVYKGTIKAPRSPKKLLLYVSFFPHLVAGPIIRYSDIEQQIDNPRVTMAGFSEGITRFMIGLGKKVIIANLLGESVEQILNPSSGSASVLGIWFGVCLFALQIYFDFSGYSDMAIGLGKMFGFNLRENFNYPYVSKSAGEFWRRWNMSLGGFFRDYVYIPLGGNRRFYLRNLFVVWFLTGFWHGASWNFIIWGLYFGLLIYLERVFLGKLLEKAGAFVSHVYGVLMMLIGWVWFYFTDLNEAVKALLIMFGLDNKALYTLELQIYFKDNMLLFFVAIIASTPLMKWTFTRLAESNPKLGAGLHGVGVPVLNIAILIVATILLIGSTYNPFLYYRF
- a CDS encoding DHHW family protein, yielding MKLQVKLNLIFFLVFIFGVAAVNLLRPHSQSEEASKLEQRELAKQPEFTVDRFFEGQYTRDFDNYFSDNFAYRTALVEVGTSLKELRGFPEEEGVTIVSQGGDNMNGDSTGSSVSEVNSSNYLLLKDRAYIAFKFSAPAAEMYADALNRFSSLVDPKVRVYSLLAPSSVEFPINEDFKKLSDSQKDAFAHINSRLDAKIGQVDAYGGLAEHKDEYIYFRTDHHWTALGAYYAYAKFMDSIGETAVPLDKYKKGEIEGFLGTAYKQTLSKSNKLKSHPDTLTYYTPFVKNTYTMYSSTGKAIERKAVDPNYAKNSSTFYATFLGGDYPWGEIKTDNKNGKRIVVIKDSYANAFVPFLIPHFEKVYYLDPRHYKGNIIDFMTEQKITDVLFLNNSTVARNTGISKILNEKMDIGK
- a CDS encoding transposase; translation: MSIKLAAEKFAIFCKRFETEQDCLPALFSSKWPTGYVCPRCRHPEFYLISTRRLPLYECRSCRAQTSLISETIMAGSRTPIHLWFRAIYLHTQPNSINALQLSEAIGVTYKTAWLICHKIRHAMGKAESEQFLSGIVRVSDSVYCRRLSASFDWHKQEQPLLVGTSDDDARNIAKLKIKLQSKSPLKDKYDCPDMTPFIKEFVDPLAAPQVIKTRRYGRNMNKSLAWMGYDVTWWIGRIFRGIGPKHLQAYLNQFCYSWNHSGRSLFKSLLSDCARFSRITYSDLTHTSAVTRSSRHSRDHMRISSKTG
- the lpdA gene encoding dihydrolipoyl dehydrogenase, translating into MPIEVDVAIVGGGPGGYTAAVKAAQAGRSVVIIERDKLGGTCLHRGCIPSKSLLRSAEVYSTIGEAASYGVSLPEGSVSVDWKTVIHRKNGIVEQLHKGLQSLMKQNRIEVINGSARVIGPSIFSPRSGAIAVELPDGQSETVVPKNVIIATGSRPRRLDGLAYDGEHIATSDEALDWTNRPSSILIVGGGVIGVEWASMLSDFGTEVTIVETADRILPTEDKDVSAEIAKSLQKRGVKIVVNATLQATKCKLIDSAVHAEVDVKGEIQKLTAEKMLVSVGRQGNVENLGLENTDIKAEKGFVKVNPNTLQTGESHIYAIGDCIGGVQLAHAAMHEAAVALEHMTGNKPSRAADRDIPRCIYSRPEAASIGWTEADAKAEGFAVKSAKLPLRIFGKALVYGESEGFAKVVADSVTGDLLGVHLVGAHATELIAEASLAKLLDAIPWEIGRTIHPHPTLSEAMQEVMQALDGAAGHG